A DNA window from Allokutzneria albata contains the following coding sequences:
- a CDS encoding helix-turn-helix transcriptional regulator: protein MNVREIEPLWGVEEVSAYLGVPVHTIRGWRSKNYGPPARKVGKHLRWDPIEVRRWFGRLGQEAA from the coding sequence ATGAACGTGCGCGAAATCGAGCCGCTCTGGGGTGTGGAAGAAGTCTCGGCCTACCTCGGTGTTCCGGTGCACACCATCCGTGGGTGGCGCAGCAAGAACTACGGGCCTCCGGCGCGCAAGGTCGGCAAGCACCTGCGGTGGGACCCGATCGAAGTCCGCAGGTGGTTCGGCCGTCTCGGTCAAGAGGCGGCGTAG
- the glnA gene encoding type I glutamate--ammonia ligase gives MFTNPDEVLRFISEEDVKLVDVRFSDLPGIMQHFTVPAEAFDADAIAEGLAFDGSSVRGFQQIHESDMLLLPDLATARIDPFREVKTLIVNFFVHDPLTREPYSRDPRNIARKAEQYIAESGLADLAYFAPEAEFYLFDSIRFSSSENASFHEIDSVAGWWNTGREEEGGNKGYKVKYKGGYFPVTPTDHFADLRDQIVLKLQGSGFEVERAHHEVGTAGQAEINYRFNTLLHAADDLQLFKYIVKNTAWAAGKTATFMPKPLYGDNGSGMHCHQSLWKDGTPLFYDESGYAGLSDTARHYIGGILHHAPSLLAFTNPTVNSYHRLVPGFEAPVSLVYSQRNRSACVRIPITGNNPKAKRVEFRCPDSSGNPYLAFAAMLMAGLDGIKNKIEPPAPIDKDLYELPPEEAKDVAQVPASLDEALNNLEKDHEFLLEGGVFTEDVIHTWIALKREQEIDPIRLRPHPYEFALYYDV, from the coding sequence GTGTTCACCAATCCCGACGAGGTCCTGCGCTTCATTTCCGAAGAGGACGTGAAGCTCGTCGATGTCCGGTTCAGCGACCTGCCCGGCATCATGCAGCACTTCACCGTGCCCGCCGAAGCGTTCGACGCCGACGCGATCGCCGAGGGTCTGGCCTTCGACGGCTCCTCGGTGCGGGGCTTCCAGCAGATCCACGAGTCGGACATGCTGCTGCTGCCCGACCTGGCCACGGCGCGCATCGACCCGTTCCGCGAGGTCAAGACGCTGATCGTGAACTTCTTCGTGCACGACCCGCTGACCCGCGAGCCCTACAGCCGCGACCCGCGCAACATCGCCCGCAAGGCCGAGCAGTACATCGCCGAGTCCGGCCTGGCCGACCTGGCGTACTTCGCGCCCGAGGCGGAGTTCTACCTCTTCGACTCGATCCGCTTCTCCAGCAGCGAGAACGCCTCCTTCCACGAGATCGACTCCGTGGCGGGCTGGTGGAACACCGGCCGCGAGGAGGAGGGCGGCAACAAGGGCTACAAGGTCAAGTACAAGGGCGGCTACTTCCCGGTCACCCCGACCGACCACTTCGCCGACCTGCGCGACCAGATCGTCCTGAAGCTCCAGGGCTCCGGCTTCGAGGTGGAGCGCGCGCACCACGAGGTGGGCACCGCGGGCCAGGCCGAGATCAACTACAGGTTCAACACGCTGCTGCACGCGGCCGACGACCTGCAGCTGTTCAAGTACATCGTGAAGAACACCGCGTGGGCCGCGGGCAAGACCGCGACCTTCATGCCTAAGCCCCTCTACGGCGACAACGGCTCGGGCATGCACTGCCACCAGTCGCTGTGGAAGGACGGCACCCCGCTGTTCTACGACGAGTCCGGCTACGCCGGCCTGTCCGACACCGCGCGGCACTACATCGGCGGCATCCTGCACCACGCGCCGAGCCTGCTGGCCTTCACCAACCCGACGGTGAACTCCTACCACCGCCTGGTCCCGGGCTTCGAGGCGCCGGTCAGCCTGGTCTACTCGCAGCGCAACCGCTCCGCGTGCGTGCGCATCCCGATCACCGGCAACAACCCGAAGGCCAAGCGGGTCGAGTTCCGCTGCCCCGACTCCTCGGGCAACCCGTACCTCGCCTTCGCCGCCATGCTGATGGCCGGTCTCGACGGCATCAAGAACAAGATCGAGCCCCCGGCTCCGATCGACAAGGACCTCTACGAGCTCCCGCCGGAGGAGGCCAAGGACGTCGCCCAGGTGCCCGCATCCCTGGACGAGGCCCTGAACAACCTGGAGAAGGACCACGAGTTCCTGCTCGAGGGCGGCGTCTTCACCGAGGACGTCATCCACACCTGGATCGCCCTCAAGCGCGAGCAGGAGATCGACCCGATCCGCCTCCGCCCGCACCCGTACGAGTTCGCTCTGTACTACGACGTGTGA
- a CDS encoding FtsK/SpoIIIE domain-containing protein produces the protein MALVWSAAWLMIRAARVAVRYPVAVVVGLLGWSGYVQLGPWWLLGISAVVVGGLGVWAWRDSSSFTRFCWCEIRTEWRRVVVYAWQWRTVMRLSDLTKSVRGAEFRPKLGRVRSDGWRDRVRVRMVKGQAPEQWELRASGLAHAFGASSCRVRVRKPGRLELDLVHRDPLVRPVGVPELPPVEATVDLKRLVIGVAETGRSLTLRLQGNHVLVVGSTGAGKGSVMWSLIWALAPAIKSGLVRLVGIDPKGGMELGQAPELFDRVVYSNGGEAVELLEQLAEQVKERAGKYRGWLRSWSPKSGDPFTLLVVDELADVIAYQSDKNLRERAARAVQTIASQGRAPGFAVLGLVQDPRKEVVSFRHLFGTKLALRLDEPAQVDMVLGEGVRQRGATAHEISENTPGVVWVKVDGRKEPVRARAFHVTDADLDRLVSYVTGREAVQAEVLDFPDRVRRIEGGAA, from the coding sequence GTGGCGCTGGTGTGGTCGGCGGCATGGTTGATGATCCGGGCGGCTCGGGTCGCTGTGCGCTATCCGGTGGCCGTCGTCGTGGGCCTGTTGGGGTGGTCCGGCTACGTCCAGCTCGGCCCATGGTGGCTACTGGGAATTTCCGCCGTGGTGGTCGGCGGCCTGGGCGTATGGGCGTGGCGGGACTCCTCGTCGTTCACGCGGTTCTGCTGGTGCGAGATCCGCACCGAATGGCGACGCGTGGTCGTCTACGCGTGGCAGTGGCGCACGGTGATGCGGTTATCGGACCTGACGAAGTCAGTTCGGGGCGCGGAGTTCCGGCCGAAGCTCGGGCGTGTCCGTTCCGATGGGTGGCGGGACCGGGTGCGGGTTCGGATGGTCAAGGGCCAGGCTCCGGAGCAGTGGGAGCTGCGGGCCTCCGGTCTGGCGCACGCCTTCGGCGCTTCATCGTGCCGGGTGCGAGTCCGCAAACCGGGACGTCTGGAGCTGGACCTAGTGCACCGTGACCCGCTGGTCCGTCCGGTCGGTGTTCCGGAGCTGCCGCCGGTTGAGGCCACTGTGGATCTGAAGCGACTCGTGATCGGTGTCGCTGAGACGGGACGGTCGTTGACCCTGCGATTGCAGGGCAACCACGTGTTGGTTGTCGGGTCGACCGGTGCGGGCAAGGGCTCGGTGATGTGGTCGCTGATCTGGGCGCTGGCTCCTGCGATCAAGTCCGGCCTCGTGCGGCTGGTCGGGATCGACCCCAAGGGTGGGATGGAACTCGGGCAAGCCCCGGAGTTGTTCGACCGTGTTGTGTACAGCAACGGTGGGGAAGCCGTTGAGCTGTTGGAACAACTCGCCGAACAGGTCAAGGAACGGGCAGGGAAGTATCGGGGCTGGCTGCGGTCCTGGTCACCGAAGAGTGGTGATCCGTTCACGCTGCTGGTCGTCGATGAGCTGGCGGACGTGATCGCCTACCAGTCGGACAAGAACCTGCGGGAACGCGCTGCTCGGGCGGTGCAAACCATTGCCTCTCAAGGGCGTGCGCCGGGTTTCGCGGTGCTGGGCCTGGTGCAGGACCCGCGTAAGGAAGTCGTGTCCTTCCGGCACCTGTTCGGCACCAAGCTCGCCCTCCGCCTGGACGAGCCTGCCCAGGTCGACATGGTTCTTGGGGAGGGCGTTCGGCAACGCGGCGCGACCGCGCATGAGATCAGCGAGAACACCCCCGGTGTGGTGTGGGTGAAGGTCGATGGCCGCAAGGAACCCGTTCGGGCGCGCGCGTTTCACGTCACCGACGCTGACCTTGACCGGCTGGTCTCCTACGTCACGGGCCGTGAGGCCGTTCAGGCTGAGGTTCTGGACTTTCCCGACCGTGTCCGCCGGATCGAAGGCGGTGCGGCATGA
- a CDS encoding 2'-5' RNA ligase family protein: MSEPEHQNATQLRNHWWWRPGWRVGRRFYTWHLTFEGQAELHRLVSEYQAALRGFPCLDLIPQQWLHLTMQGVGFTDEVSDADVQRIAEAAQKRLANMEPVTLTFHRPVVFEEAIVLPPTPAEAVHQIRATIREAIADVWGPDHVPESNRTFRAHVSAAYVNADGPATAITDALSKLDTEPASAEVSAASLITLGRDEHVYTWRAFATAPLTG; encoded by the coding sequence ATGAGCGAGCCCGAGCACCAGAACGCGACTCAGCTCCGAAACCACTGGTGGTGGCGTCCCGGCTGGCGTGTTGGCCGCCGCTTCTACACATGGCACCTGACCTTCGAGGGCCAGGCCGAGCTACACCGTCTGGTGTCCGAGTATCAGGCCGCCTTGCGCGGATTCCCCTGCTTGGACCTCATTCCGCAGCAATGGCTGCACCTGACGATGCAAGGTGTCGGCTTCACCGACGAAGTCTCAGACGCTGACGTTCAGCGCATCGCCGAGGCAGCTCAAAAGCGCCTGGCGAACATGGAACCCGTGACGCTCACGTTCCACCGCCCCGTGGTGTTCGAAGAGGCCATCGTCTTGCCGCCGACTCCGGCCGAGGCAGTGCACCAAATCCGCGCCACCATCCGAGAAGCCATCGCCGACGTCTGGGGACCGGATCACGTACCCGAGTCCAACCGCACGTTCCGCGCCCATGTCAGCGCCGCCTACGTCAACGCGGATGGCCCTGCCACGGCCATCACTGACGCTCTTTCCAAGCTCGACACTGAGCCCGCGTCCGCCGAAGTCTCCGCAGCTTCGCTGATCACACTTGGACGCGATGAACACGTGTACACGTGGCGAGCCTTCGCGACTGCGCCACTCACAGGCTGA
- a CDS encoding RDD family protein, translating into MSTEPESVTHAGARFGFPAHGPGSLASFGRRILALVVDWLPAAAAAYFLTTNPSLSALVIFAAVTIISHSLFGRTLGYAVAGLRLVKIDGLRPDPGRVLVRTLLLCLVIPAVVSDDDGRGLHDKVVSTAVVSTR; encoded by the coding sequence GTGAGCACCGAACCGGAGTCCGTCACCCACGCCGGAGCGCGGTTCGGCTTCCCCGCGCACGGTCCCGGCTCGCTGGCCTCCTTCGGCCGCCGGATCCTCGCGCTGGTCGTGGACTGGCTGCCGGCGGCCGCCGCGGCCTACTTCCTCACGACGAACCCGTCGCTGTCGGCGCTGGTGATCTTCGCGGCGGTGACGATCATCTCGCACTCGCTGTTCGGCAGGACGCTGGGCTACGCGGTCGCCGGGCTGCGGCTGGTGAAGATCGACGGGCTGCGCCCGGACCCGGGCCGCGTGCTCGTGCGAACCCTGTTGCTGTGCCTGGTGATTCCCGCCGTGGTCAGCGACGACGACGGCCGCGGCCTGCACGACAAGGTCGTCAGCACCGCCGTGGTCAGCACCCGCTAG
- a CDS encoding penicillin acylase family protein codes for MPPSGHSAARTDETHHAPDGRALPSTQLPEKENIRVSQTQTRDGLGRARPARGEQQGHGLSATIRYTEFGIPHIVANSYRDLGFGQGYAAATDNMCSLAQTMLTTSATRSKYLGGDAPLQGILASGQKNLVSDLYFQGINDSGVVERLVAQRGKLGPAQEVRDVVSGYAAGVNRFLRENRITDPGCKGAAWLRPMTEIDIYRHMYAAGMAFGQGAAAGGIVSAAAPGVTAANDGDLGSNAISFGGKATANGKGISLANPHLPWHAPDIRLWQSHLTIPGRLNASGAGVVGLPLLWLGHTETMAWSGTAADTTRTFTLFELTLVPGSPTQYLADGRPEEMTRRDVTVTVAKPGGGTENVTRTQWSTRYGPIVQQLGDQKLPWTAETAFADANAQNMRMGNSTLKLMQARTTDEAMRGLKETQGLSWMNIFVTDFRGAATYHQLHVVPNVTDARAAECNTSLGKRTYPERGIAVLDGSRSTCGWGQDRDAVQPGTSGPASLPTLSRGDYVENSNDSYWLTNPRQPITGFSRILGTAETPRNPRTRMGLTAIEEQLAKGKFTRESLQDLMLSNRNMLAELAVDDLVRLCRTMSSDVKEACDTLSTWDKESNVESGGALLFDRFWAKSCASVPGPALWKVPFNPANPVATPNTLNTDQPGVAKAFTDAVAELRAANIPVNAPWGDYNYVVRNGERIPIGGGASNMGVFNAVSGAWDPTKGYAEMQHGATYLHALSFNNSSCPDSATLVAYSQSANPASAHYNDQTKLCSRKQWVTERFCEEDILASPKLRVVQVRQR; via the coding sequence GTGCCGCCGAGCGGCCACTCGGCGGCACGGACGGACGAAACGCACCACGCGCCCGATGGGCGTGCCTTACCGAGTACGCAACTCCCCGAGAAGGAGAACATCCGTGTTAGCCAGACGCAAACTCGTGACGGTCTCGGTCGCGCTCGGCCTGCTCGCGGCGAGCAGCAGGGCCACGGCCTCTCGGCCACCATCCGCTACACCGAGTTCGGCATTCCGCACATCGTCGCGAACTCCTATCGCGACCTCGGGTTCGGTCAGGGCTACGCGGCCGCGACCGACAACATGTGTTCGCTGGCGCAGACCATGCTCACGACTTCGGCGACGCGTTCGAAGTACCTCGGAGGCGACGCTCCGCTCCAGGGCATCCTCGCGTCCGGGCAGAAGAACCTCGTCAGTGACCTGTACTTCCAGGGGATCAACGATTCCGGCGTCGTCGAACGCCTTGTGGCGCAACGGGGAAAGCTGGGCCCCGCGCAGGAGGTTCGCGACGTCGTCTCAGGTTACGCGGCGGGAGTGAACCGGTTCCTGCGCGAGAACCGGATCACCGACCCGGGGTGCAAGGGCGCGGCGTGGCTGCGGCCGATGACCGAGATCGACATCTACCGGCACATGTACGCGGCGGGCATGGCCTTCGGGCAGGGTGCGGCGGCAGGCGGCATCGTTTCCGCGGCGGCGCCCGGGGTCACCGCGGCCAATGACGGTGACCTGGGCAGCAACGCGATTTCCTTTGGTGGCAAGGCGACCGCGAACGGCAAGGGCATCTCGCTCGCGAATCCCCACCTGCCTTGGCACGCTCCGGACATCCGGTTGTGGCAATCGCACCTGACCATTCCCGGAAGGCTGAACGCCAGTGGTGCGGGTGTTGTCGGGTTGCCCCTGTTGTGGCTGGGCCACACGGAAACCATGGCGTGGAGCGGCACGGCCGCCGACACGACCAGAACCTTCACCCTCTTCGAGCTGACGCTCGTTCCTGGCTCGCCGACGCAGTACTTGGCGGATGGCCGGCCGGAGGAGATGACGCGGCGAGACGTCACGGTCACCGTCGCGAAGCCCGGCGGTGGAACGGAAAACGTGACCCGGACGCAGTGGTCGACGCGCTACGGCCCGATCGTGCAGCAGCTCGGTGACCAGAAGCTTCCGTGGACCGCGGAGACCGCTTTCGCTGACGCCAATGCGCAGAACATGCGGATGGGGAATTCGACCCTGAAGCTGATGCAGGCTCGCACCACCGACGAGGCGATGCGAGGGTTGAAGGAAACCCAGGGGCTGTCGTGGATGAACATCTTCGTCACAGATTTCCGCGGCGCGGCGACCTATCACCAGCTGCACGTCGTGCCGAACGTGACCGATGCGCGAGCCGCTGAGTGCAACACCTCGCTGGGCAAGCGCACGTATCCCGAACGCGGCATCGCCGTGCTGGACGGTTCGCGTTCGACCTGCGGCTGGGGGCAGGACCGCGACGCCGTGCAGCCCGGCACGTCCGGTCCCGCCAGCCTTCCGACGCTGAGCCGTGGTGACTACGTGGAGAACTCCAACGACAGCTACTGGTTGACCAATCCGCGGCAGCCGATCACCGGCTTCTCCCGCATTCTCGGCACCGCGGAGACGCCACGGAATCCTCGCACTCGCATGGGCCTGACCGCCATCGAGGAGCAGCTGGCGAAGGGCAAGTTCACCAGGGAATCGTTGCAGGACTTGATGTTGTCCAACCGCAACATGCTTGCTGAGCTGGCAGTCGACGACCTCGTGCGCCTGTGCCGCACGATGTCCTCGGACGTGAAGGAAGCGTGCGACACACTGTCCACTTGGGACAAGGAGAGCAACGTGGAGAGCGGAGGGGCGCTGCTTTTCGACCGTTTCTGGGCGAAGTCGTGCGCCTCGGTGCCCGGTCCGGCGCTGTGGAAGGTGCCGTTCAATCCCGCCAATCCTGTTGCCACGCCGAACACCTTGAACACTGACCAGCCCGGCGTCGCGAAGGCGTTCACCGATGCCGTCGCCGAGCTGCGTGCCGCGAACATCCCCGTCAATGCCCCGTGGGGCGACTACAACTACGTGGTGCGCAACGGCGAACGCATTCCGATCGGTGGCGGGGCGAGCAACATGGGCGTGTTCAATGCGGTGTCCGGCGCTTGGGACCCGACCAAGGGCTACGCCGAGATGCAACACGGTGCGACGTACCTGCACGCGCTGTCGTTCAACAACAGCTCATGTCCGGACAGTGCGACTCTGGTGGCGTATTCGCAGTCCGCCAACCCCGCTTCGGCGCACTACAACGACCAGACGAAGCTGTGCTCGCGCAAGCAGTGGGTGACTGAACGGTTCTGCGAGGAGGACATCCTGGCTTCGCCGAAGCTGCGCGTTGTCCAGGTGCGCCAACGCTGA
- a CDS encoding replication initiator has product MTRADRMRQPMALDVVRSLAETNGVCVRPLAQRRLDYDTGRVDVVPVACGSTVASVCGPCAEKARRLRMAQCREGWHLDAEPDFTPNPPTSDQEALIEVRARLWAEYQDARAEGDTEGMDELRDTVHALDAELRASGIRGKLPALDAPTRKTVKRSTRRKQDAPDLPRRRVDKRTVGATYGGKFRPSMFLTLTLDSYGRVLSDGTPVDPDSYDYRRAARDAVHFAALVDRWIQNLRRAVGFDAQYFSTVEPQRRLAPHWHAAIRGSIPHELVRLVTAGTYHQVWWPKHDELVYGGAVVPVWCATAKGFVDPVTRAPLPTWEEALPGPDVEEPAHVVTFGAQVHSKGILGGTEEAGRHIGYLTKYLTKTITECHEESSERQRRHADRLHEELKITPCSPRCAVWLLYGIQPAGARMNLKPGQCKGKAHRRATLGLPGRRVLVSRKWSGKSLADHRHDRQQFVRQLLLDLGVTPDTDRSKGGNVVWEKVAPGDPDVPPRAHLLLHAVAERLRWQAQYKTALLAANGDSPPPGHSASPALAA; this is encoded by the coding sequence ATGACGCGGGCCGATCGGATGCGTCAGCCGATGGCCTTGGATGTGGTGCGGTCGCTGGCCGAGACCAACGGGGTGTGCGTGCGGCCGTTGGCGCAACGGCGGCTGGACTATGACACCGGGCGCGTGGATGTCGTGCCCGTGGCGTGTGGGTCCACGGTGGCGTCGGTGTGCGGGCCGTGTGCGGAGAAGGCGCGTCGGCTGCGGATGGCCCAGTGCCGCGAGGGCTGGCACCTGGACGCCGAACCCGACTTCACCCCCAATCCGCCCACCAGCGATCAGGAAGCGCTGATCGAGGTCCGGGCACGCCTGTGGGCCGAGTATCAAGACGCTCGGGCTGAAGGCGACACCGAAGGCATGGACGAACTGCGCGACACCGTTCACGCCCTGGACGCCGAACTCCGCGCCAGTGGAATCCGCGGGAAGCTCCCCGCGCTGGACGCACCAACCCGCAAGACGGTCAAGCGGTCCACCCGGCGCAAGCAGGACGCGCCGGACCTGCCTCGGCGGCGGGTGGACAAGCGCACCGTGGGCGCGACCTACGGCGGGAAGTTCCGGCCGTCGATGTTCCTCACCCTCACCCTGGACTCCTACGGGCGGGTGTTGTCGGACGGGACCCCGGTGGATCCGGACTCCTACGACTATCGGCGGGCGGCTCGGGATGCTGTGCACTTTGCCGCACTGGTGGATCGGTGGATTCAGAACCTGCGGCGGGCGGTCGGGTTCGACGCGCAGTACTTCTCCACCGTCGAACCCCAGCGCCGTTTGGCGCCGCACTGGCATGCCGCTATCCGGGGCTCGATCCCGCACGAGCTCGTCAGGTTGGTCACGGCGGGCACCTACCACCAGGTGTGGTGGCCCAAGCATGACGAACTCGTCTATGGCGGGGCCGTCGTGCCGGTGTGGTGCGCCACGGCGAAGGGCTTCGTTGACCCGGTGACCCGTGCGCCGTTGCCGACATGGGAGGAAGCGCTACCCGGCCCGGACGTCGAAGAACCGGCGCATGTGGTGACCTTCGGGGCGCAGGTGCACTCCAAGGGCATCCTCGGCGGCACTGAGGAAGCCGGGCGGCACATCGGCTACCTGACGAAGTACCTCACGAAGACGATCACCGAATGCCATGAGGAGTCCAGCGAGCGGCAGCGGCGGCATGCTGACCGGCTGCACGAGGAACTGAAGATCACCCCGTGCTCGCCCCGGTGCGCGGTGTGGTTGCTCTACGGCATCCAACCCGCTGGTGCCCGGATGAACCTGAAACCGGGGCAGTGCAAGGGAAAAGCTCACCGACGTGCCACCCTCGGCCTGCCCGGTCGGCGGGTTCTGGTGTCCCGCAAGTGGTCCGGCAAGAGCCTCGCCGATCACCGACACGACCGACAGCAGTTTGTTCGGCAACTACTGCTGGACCTCGGCGTCACACCGGACACCGACCGATCCAAGGGCGGAAACGTCGTGTGGGAAAAGGTCGCCCCTGGAGACCCGGACGTTCCGCCCCGGGCGCACCTGCTTCTGCACGCTGTCGCTGAACGGCTCCGATGGCAGGCGCAGTACAAGACCGCGCTCCTGGCGGCAAACGGCGACTCACCCCCACCCGGACATTCGGCAAGTCCGGCATTGGCGGCCTAG
- a CDS encoding DUF4365 domain-containing protein: MEILQIGYLHAVAAAAKCSIGTPVPDKKLDWVATHQSSAHTAGDDEVTLKIALKATATVPANPASDFFSFTLKNEHLEYLSYLNPTVNRILVVMLLPPKIEDWIRAGCDYLELRHCCYWVNLSGHKITGRERTTVRVPTNQVFDDRALCAIMERIGSGGRP; this comes from the coding sequence ATGGAGATCCTCCAGATTGGCTACCTGCACGCCGTAGCGGCAGCAGCAAAATGCAGCATTGGAACACCAGTTCCAGACAAGAAGCTTGACTGGGTAGCAACCCACCAATCTTCCGCCCATACCGCAGGCGATGATGAAGTCACTTTAAAGATTGCACTGAAGGCCACCGCTACAGTCCCAGCCAACCCTGCCAGTGACTTCTTTTCTTTTACGCTCAAGAATGAGCATTTGGAGTATTTGAGTTACCTCAATCCGACGGTAAATAGGATTCTAGTCGTCATGCTTCTGCCGCCGAAGATTGAAGACTGGATACGCGCCGGTTGCGACTACCTTGAACTTAGACATTGCTGCTATTGGGTCAACTTGTCGGGTCACAAAATTACCGGCAGAGAGCGAACGACAGTTCGAGTACCAACAAATCAGGTATTTGACGACCGAGCGTTGTGCGCTATCATGGAGCGAATCGGCTCGGGAGGCAGGCCGTGA
- a CDS encoding tyrosine-type recombinase/integrase, whose translation MGHVQDRWWTVKDGEREKTPLYGKGMRYKVRYPGPDGRERSKMFPDRQKKAAEAFLNEMENDKNKGTYLDPNAGKITFRDYTEEYWIEARTFDESTREGVEFRLKLHVYPYFGDIELRAIQPSTIQAWDRKLQQKGLAETYRRSIFANVSAIFTAAIDDERIRKNPCNGKSVIKPRGEYPKVVPWSAERVHAVRKALGERYRVGVNLGAGCGLRQGEVFGFSPDDVDESEGVIHVLRQIKIVRGTMIFGSPKHGKSRAVPLPASVAAAIKAHTKKYKPLRITLPWGSPDGKPVTVPLLIYTRESKQLHRHSFNHHVWKPALEAAGVEKPGRAEGFHALRHFYASSLLEEGVSIRALADYLGHADPAFTLRVYTHLMPASHERTRAAVDKVFDVNADSGEAA comes from the coding sequence ATGGGCCACGTACAAGACCGCTGGTGGACCGTCAAGGATGGTGAGAGGGAGAAGACTCCCTTGTATGGCAAGGGAATGCGGTACAAAGTGCGCTATCCCGGCCCCGATGGTCGGGAGCGCTCGAAGATGTTTCCCGATCGGCAGAAGAAGGCGGCGGAAGCCTTCCTGAACGAGATGGAGAACGACAAGAACAAGGGCACCTACTTGGACCCGAACGCGGGGAAGATCACCTTCCGGGACTACACGGAGGAGTACTGGATTGAGGCTCGCACCTTCGATGAGTCGACGCGTGAGGGTGTGGAGTTCCGGTTGAAGCTCCACGTGTACCCGTACTTCGGGGACATAGAGCTTCGGGCCATCCAACCGTCGACGATTCAGGCGTGGGACCGGAAGCTTCAACAGAAGGGGCTTGCCGAGACCTACCGCAGGTCGATCTTCGCCAATGTTTCGGCAATCTTCACCGCTGCGATCGACGATGAGCGCATCCGCAAGAACCCGTGCAACGGGAAGTCCGTGATCAAGCCGCGTGGCGAGTACCCGAAGGTCGTGCCGTGGTCAGCGGAACGAGTGCATGCGGTTCGGAAGGCGTTGGGGGAGCGGTACAGGGTGGGTGTGAACCTCGGCGCTGGCTGCGGCCTGCGGCAAGGGGAGGTGTTCGGATTCTCGCCGGATGACGTGGACGAGTCCGAGGGCGTCATTCACGTGCTGCGCCAGATCAAGATCGTGCGCGGGACGATGATCTTCGGGTCACCGAAGCACGGAAAGAGCCGTGCCGTCCCGTTGCCTGCCAGCGTGGCGGCTGCGATCAAAGCGCACACGAAGAAGTACAAGCCGCTGCGGATCACGTTGCCGTGGGGTTCTCCCGACGGCAAGCCGGTGACTGTGCCGCTGTTGATCTACACGCGCGAGTCGAAGCAACTCCATCGGCACTCGTTCAACCACCACGTCTGGAAACCGGCGCTCGAAGCGGCGGGAGTGGAGAAGCCGGGACGAGCAGAGGGCTTCCACGCCCTGCGGCACTTCTATGCCTCGTCGCTGTTGGAAGAAGGCGTGAGCATCCGGGCGCTCGCCGACTACCTGGGGCACGCTGACCCGGCGTTCACGCTCCGCGTGTACACGCACCTGATGCCAGCGAGCCACGAACGGACGCGGGCGGCCGTGGACAAGGTGTTCGATGTGAATGCCGACAGTGGTGAGGCTGCCTAG
- a CDS encoding GntR family transcriptional regulator has translation MADSRAPKYHRMADALRREIRDGELPPGHRLPAETALSERFRISLPTVRQALSVLRAEGLIESRHGVGTFVKEQRRLQRRSRGRYGSARGHGKLLTHHLRHDIVFAGRGEAPAHIAEIMGLKPGAEVVIRRRNLFDKETGQPEEIGASYLPVEVAGGTYLEEPKVVPKALFLCVEELTGRHYTRARDQWIARMPTADEAATLELPNGAAVLHVVHTARDENGNVLEISESVWPADRVVVIDDYDIEQAADEPSAPSEV, from the coding sequence ATGGCCGACTCACGGGCACCGAAGTACCACCGCATGGCTGACGCGCTCCGTCGTGAAATCCGGGATGGCGAACTTCCTCCGGGTCACCGGCTACCAGCGGAAACAGCGCTGTCCGAGCGGTTCCGGATCTCCCTGCCCACTGTGCGCCAGGCGTTGTCCGTGCTGCGTGCCGAAGGACTGATCGAGTCTCGGCACGGCGTCGGCACCTTCGTGAAGGAACAGCGCCGGTTGCAGCGACGCTCCCGTGGTCGCTACGGCAGCGCACGGGGACACGGCAAGCTACTCACGCACCACCTGCGGCACGACATCGTGTTCGCCGGACGCGGCGAAGCCCCGGCACACATCGCCGAGATCATGGGCTTGAAGCCCGGGGCGGAAGTCGTGATCCGCCGGAGGAACCTGTTCGACAAGGAGACCGGCCAACCCGAAGAGATCGGTGCGAGCTACCTCCCCGTCGAGGTGGCCGGTGGTACCTACCTTGAAGAACCCAAGGTCGTGCCCAAGGCACTGTTCCTCTGTGTCGAGGAGTTGACCGGACGTCACTACACGCGCGCTCGTGATCAGTGGATCGCGCGGATGCCCACGGCCGACGAGGCCGCAACCTTGGAGCTCCCGAACGGCGCCGCCGTGCTGCACGTCGTACACACCGCGCGCGACGAGAACGGCAATGTCCTGGAGATCAGCGAGTCCGTATGGCCCGCCGACCGCGTGGTCGTGATCGACGATTACGACATCGAGCAAGCCGCGGACGAGCCTTCGGCCCCTAGCGAGGTCTGA